Proteins encoded within one genomic window of Hermetia illucens chromosome 2, iHerIll2.2.curated.20191125, whole genome shotgun sequence:
- the LOC119648018 gene encoding WD repeat domain phosphoinositide-interacting protein 2 isoform X4: protein MGRKNDLKCGNSQSLAVGLTTGYSLYSLGNIDTSLERIYTNDGEPIKLIERLFESSLVAVVTATSPRKLKVCHFKRQSEICNYSYSNTILAIKLNRDRLVVCLEESLYIHNIQDMKVVHTIRDTPTNPSGLCALSSSSDHCYLAYPGSVASGEVQIFDAINLQAKTMIEAHNSSLYAIAFNSSGTQIATASEKGTVIRVFSTIDGKKLYEFRRGMKRCVKIASLSFSTCSDYLVCSSNTETVHIFKLDKASMEPETSKSPDDWSGYFSLISQTARSYLPTQVTDVFTQGRAFASVVLPEANVKRICAITTIQKSLRLLIASMDGHLYVYSIAPVEGGECQLVKKHNLRTAESLPISVRDPHSGGPKTPSPPSSGQNDGPVLKGDDSP, encoded by the exons ATCACTTGCCGTTGGATTGACAACCGGATATAGTTTATATAGCTTAGGAAATATTGATACTAGTCTCGAAAGGATTTACACAAATGATGGCGAACCAATTAAATTGATAGAAAGATTATTTGAAAGCTCATTAGTAGCAGTTGTTACGGCGACATCTCCGCGAAAACTGAAG GTGTGCCATTTCAAACGACAAAGTGAGATATGCAATTACTCGTACTCAAATACAATATTAGCGATCAAATTGAATCGTGATCGCCTAGTAGTATGTTTAGAAGAGAGCCTTTACATTCATAATATTCAAGATATGAAAGTTGTACACACAATTCGTGATACCCCAACAAACCCCTCTGGTCTTTGCGCTCTGTCTTCTTCATCCGATCATTGTTATTTAGCGTATCCTGGAAGTGTGGCATCTGGAGAAGTACAAATTTTTGATGCAATCAACTTGCAAGCGAAAACGATGATTGAAGCACACAATTCATCACTATATGCGATTGCATTCAATTCGTCTGGAACACAAATAGCTACGGCTAGTGAGAAGGGAACAGTGATTCGTGTATTTTCAACGATAGACGGAAAGAAATTATATGAATTTAGGCGAGGCATGAAGCGTTGCGTTAAGATCGCATCACTGTCATTTAGTACATGCTCAGATTATTTAGTTTGCAGTTCAAATACTGAAACGGTTCACATATTTAAGCTAGATAAAGCCAGTATGGAACCAGAGACTAGCAAATCTCCGGACGATTGGAGTGG GTACTTTAGTTTAATTTCGCAAACTGCCAGAAGCTATTTGCCAACACAAGTAACAGACGTTTTCACTCAAGGGCGTGCTTTTGCTTCGGTGGTTCTTCCCGAGGCAAATGTTAAGCGAATTTGTGCAATAACAACCATTCAAAAATCATTAAG ACTTTTAATTGCATCAATGGATGGACACCTATATGTTTACTCAATAGCACCAGTCGAAGGTGGTGAATGCCAACTAGTAAAGAAGCATAATCTGCGAACTGCCGAATCATTACCAATTTCAGTTCGCG ATCCACATAGTGGTGGTCCAAAGACGCCGTCACCTCCTTCTTCTGGTCAAAATGATGGGCCGGTACTGAAAGGCGACGATAGTCCATAA
- the LOC119648018 gene encoding WD repeat domain phosphoinositide-interacting protein 2 isoform X1: MGRKNDLKCGNSQSLAVGLTTGYSLYSLGNIDTSLERIYTNDGEPIKLIERLFESSLVAVVTATSPRKLKVCHFKRQSEICNYSYSNTILAIKLNRDRLVVCLEESLYIHNIQDMKVVHTIRDTPTNPSGLCALSSSSDHCYLAYPGSVASGEVQIFDAINLQAKTMIEAHNSSLYAIAFNSSGTQIATASEKGTVIRVFSTIDGKKLYEFRRGMKRCVKIASLSFSTCSDYLVCSSNTETVHIFKLDKASMEPETSKSPDDWSGYFSLISQTARSYLPTQVTDVFTQGRAFASVVLPEANVKRICAITTIQKSLRLLIASMDGHLYVYSIAPVEGGECQLVKKHNLRTAESLPISVRAGIYTEEVIFEGTSLTDSWIVI; encoded by the exons ATCACTTGCCGTTGGATTGACAACCGGATATAGTTTATATAGCTTAGGAAATATTGATACTAGTCTCGAAAGGATTTACACAAATGATGGCGAACCAATTAAATTGATAGAAAGATTATTTGAAAGCTCATTAGTAGCAGTTGTTACGGCGACATCTCCGCGAAAACTGAAG GTGTGCCATTTCAAACGACAAAGTGAGATATGCAATTACTCGTACTCAAATACAATATTAGCGATCAAATTGAATCGTGATCGCCTAGTAGTATGTTTAGAAGAGAGCCTTTACATTCATAATATTCAAGATATGAAAGTTGTACACACAATTCGTGATACCCCAACAAACCCCTCTGGTCTTTGCGCTCTGTCTTCTTCATCCGATCATTGTTATTTAGCGTATCCTGGAAGTGTGGCATCTGGAGAAGTACAAATTTTTGATGCAATCAACTTGCAAGCGAAAACGATGATTGAAGCACACAATTCATCACTATATGCGATTGCATTCAATTCGTCTGGAACACAAATAGCTACGGCTAGTGAGAAGGGAACAGTGATTCGTGTATTTTCAACGATAGACGGAAAGAAATTATATGAATTTAGGCGAGGCATGAAGCGTTGCGTTAAGATCGCATCACTGTCATTTAGTACATGCTCAGATTATTTAGTTTGCAGTTCAAATACTGAAACGGTTCACATATTTAAGCTAGATAAAGCCAGTATGGAACCAGAGACTAGCAAATCTCCGGACGATTGGAGTGG GTACTTTAGTTTAATTTCGCAAACTGCCAGAAGCTATTTGCCAACACAAGTAACAGACGTTTTCACTCAAGGGCGTGCTTTTGCTTCGGTGGTTCTTCCCGAGGCAAATGTTAAGCGAATTTGTGCAATAACAACCATTCAAAAATCATTAAG ACTTTTAATTGCATCAATGGATGGACACCTATATGTTTACTCAATAGCACCAGTCGAAGGTGGTGAATGCCAACTAGTAAAGAAGCATAATCTGCGAACTGCCGAATCATTACCAATTTCAGTTCGCG CTGGAATATACACAGAAGAAGTAATTTTTGAAGGAACTTCTTTAACAGATTCGTGGATAGTAATCTAG
- the LOC119648018 gene encoding WD repeat domain phosphoinositide-interacting protein 2 isoform X2 gives MSLLGRAEADDSDKIVINFNQNFTSLAVGLTTGYSLYSLGNIDTSLERIYTNDGEPIKLIERLFESSLVAVVTATSPRKLKVCHFKRQSEICNYSYSNTILAIKLNRDRLVVCLEESLYIHNIQDMKVVHTIRDTPTNPSGLCALSSSSDHCYLAYPGSVASGEVQIFDAINLQAKTMIEAHNSSLYAIAFNSSGTQIATASEKGTVIRVFSTIDGKKLYEFRRGMKRCVKIASLSFSTCSDYLVCSSNTETVHIFKLDKASMEPETSKSPDDWSGYFSLISQTARSYLPTQVTDVFTQGRAFASVVLPEANVKRICAITTIQKSLRLLIASMDGHLYVYSIAPVEGGECQLVKKHNLRTAESLPISVRDPHSGGPKTPSPPSSGQNDGPVLKGDDSP, from the exons ATCACTTGCCGTTGGATTGACAACCGGATATAGTTTATATAGCTTAGGAAATATTGATACTAGTCTCGAAAGGATTTACACAAATGATGGCGAACCAATTAAATTGATAGAAAGATTATTTGAAAGCTCATTAGTAGCAGTTGTTACGGCGACATCTCCGCGAAAACTGAAG GTGTGCCATTTCAAACGACAAAGTGAGATATGCAATTACTCGTACTCAAATACAATATTAGCGATCAAATTGAATCGTGATCGCCTAGTAGTATGTTTAGAAGAGAGCCTTTACATTCATAATATTCAAGATATGAAAGTTGTACACACAATTCGTGATACCCCAACAAACCCCTCTGGTCTTTGCGCTCTGTCTTCTTCATCCGATCATTGTTATTTAGCGTATCCTGGAAGTGTGGCATCTGGAGAAGTACAAATTTTTGATGCAATCAACTTGCAAGCGAAAACGATGATTGAAGCACACAATTCATCACTATATGCGATTGCATTCAATTCGTCTGGAACACAAATAGCTACGGCTAGTGAGAAGGGAACAGTGATTCGTGTATTTTCAACGATAGACGGAAAGAAATTATATGAATTTAGGCGAGGCATGAAGCGTTGCGTTAAGATCGCATCACTGTCATTTAGTACATGCTCAGATTATTTAGTTTGCAGTTCAAATACTGAAACGGTTCACATATTTAAGCTAGATAAAGCCAGTATGGAACCAGAGACTAGCAAATCTCCGGACGATTGGAGTGG GTACTTTAGTTTAATTTCGCAAACTGCCAGAAGCTATTTGCCAACACAAGTAACAGACGTTTTCACTCAAGGGCGTGCTTTTGCTTCGGTGGTTCTTCCCGAGGCAAATGTTAAGCGAATTTGTGCAATAACAACCATTCAAAAATCATTAAG ACTTTTAATTGCATCAATGGATGGACACCTATATGTTTACTCAATAGCACCAGTCGAAGGTGGTGAATGCCAACTAGTAAAGAAGCATAATCTGCGAACTGCCGAATCATTACCAATTTCAGTTCGCG ATCCACATAGTGGTGGTCCAAAGACGCCGTCACCTCCTTCTTCTGGTCAAAATGATGGGCCGGTACTGAAAGGCGACGATAGTCCATAA
- the LOC119648018 gene encoding WD repeat domain phosphoinositide-interacting protein 2 isoform X3, with translation MGRKNDLKCGNSQSLAVGLTTGYSLYSLGNIDTSLERIYTNDGEPIKLIERLFESSLVAVVTATSPRKLKVCHFKRQSEICNYSYSNTILAIKLNRDRLVVCLEESLYIHNIQDMKVVHTIRDTPTNPSGLCALSSSSDHCYLAYPGSVASGEVQIFDAINLQAKTMIEAHNSSLYAIAFNSSGTQIATASEKGTVIRVFSTIDGKKLYEFRRGMKRCVKIASLSFSTCSDYLVCSSNTETVHIFKLDKASMEPETSKSPDDWSGYFSLISQTARSYLPTQVTDVFTQGRAFASVVLPEANVKRICAITTIQKSLRLLIASMDGHLYVYSIAPVEGGECQLVKKHNLRTAESLPISVRDVCKRSTLKQLRQNRQN, from the exons ATCACTTGCCGTTGGATTGACAACCGGATATAGTTTATATAGCTTAGGAAATATTGATACTAGTCTCGAAAGGATTTACACAAATGATGGCGAACCAATTAAATTGATAGAAAGATTATTTGAAAGCTCATTAGTAGCAGTTGTTACGGCGACATCTCCGCGAAAACTGAAG GTGTGCCATTTCAAACGACAAAGTGAGATATGCAATTACTCGTACTCAAATACAATATTAGCGATCAAATTGAATCGTGATCGCCTAGTAGTATGTTTAGAAGAGAGCCTTTACATTCATAATATTCAAGATATGAAAGTTGTACACACAATTCGTGATACCCCAACAAACCCCTCTGGTCTTTGCGCTCTGTCTTCTTCATCCGATCATTGTTATTTAGCGTATCCTGGAAGTGTGGCATCTGGAGAAGTACAAATTTTTGATGCAATCAACTTGCAAGCGAAAACGATGATTGAAGCACACAATTCATCACTATATGCGATTGCATTCAATTCGTCTGGAACACAAATAGCTACGGCTAGTGAGAAGGGAACAGTGATTCGTGTATTTTCAACGATAGACGGAAAGAAATTATATGAATTTAGGCGAGGCATGAAGCGTTGCGTTAAGATCGCATCACTGTCATTTAGTACATGCTCAGATTATTTAGTTTGCAGTTCAAATACTGAAACGGTTCACATATTTAAGCTAGATAAAGCCAGTATGGAACCAGAGACTAGCAAATCTCCGGACGATTGGAGTGG GTACTTTAGTTTAATTTCGCAAACTGCCAGAAGCTATTTGCCAACACAAGTAACAGACGTTTTCACTCAAGGGCGTGCTTTTGCTTCGGTGGTTCTTCCCGAGGCAAATGTTAAGCGAATTTGTGCAATAACAACCATTCAAAAATCATTAAG ACTTTTAATTGCATCAATGGATGGACACCTATATGTTTACTCAATAGCACCAGTCGAAGGTGGTGAATGCCAACTAGTAAAGAAGCATAATCTGCGAACTGCCGAATCATTACCAATTTCAGTTCGCG ATGTTTGTAAGAGAAGTACACTGAAACAGCTCCGTCAAAATCGACAGAACTAA